CCGCACGTAACAGATGATCCATTTCTGCGTGCGCCGTAAGGGTGAACAGGTTGTGAGCCGGCATGGCGTTCGTGAACAAATTCGGCTGTTTTCACATCCATGCGATCATAACGAGTATCCAGGCCAAGTTAATCGGAATAACGAACGCACTGACACGCATCGCCCGCACCTGTGCTGTAGCCACTTTCTATCCGCCAAATCCAGGTTGACTCAGGGCCTCGTCAATGAACGCCAGCATATTCTCGAGCGGCACATCTCCTTCGACGGCATGGGCCGGCGACAGAATGTACCCGCCGTTCTTTCCAAGCGAAATCAGTCTCCGCGTTTCGGCCCTCACATCCTCCGGCGTTCCGAAGGGCAGGGTCTTTTGCGTGGAAAGCCCACCATGAAAGGTCAGGCGTCCACGGTATTGCGGGATGAGCGTCGCCACATCCATGACTTCGGGTTGAAACGGATTGAAGCAGTTCAGCCCGATGGCAACCAGGTCGTCAAACAGCTCATCCACATCCCCGCACGAGTGTATCGAGACATATTTCCCGGCCTCGCGAACGGCGCCATACATGCGTTTGAGCTCGGGATAGATGAACTCGCGCCACAGGGCCGGCCCCATCTGGAGACCATGCTGCTGCCCCCAGTCGTCGCCAAAGTGCACCGCATCGATGTCGAAGGTCATGGCTTTCCTGGCCTGAGCAATGTTGTAATCGGAAATGGCGCGCAACAGCTCATGCACAAAGATCGGGTGATCGAGCAAGTCGATCATCAGATTCTCCATCCCGCGTAACGTCCAGGCGCGTTCATACAAGGAGAATCCGATATTGAAAACCCGGAACCGATCTCCGTATGTCGCGATGCGCTCTGGTATGTCGGCAAAAAATATGTCCGACAAGGGATCGGGGAACTCGTACCCCTTCAAAATAGGCGCGGTGAGCGGCGCTTGCTCAACGATCCCGATATCCTTGTCGATGCTGCGATCCCAGATAACCCCGAAGACATCCCGCACGCGATCATGGCCTGCGTCCTCGAAAAAGCCGATGCCGTTGCCGAGGCCGAGAAAGTGGTTGTGGAGCAAGGGTTCCAGTTCGTGCGTATCGTAGTGTTGTACTAGGCGCTCGTGCGCCTCCTGAGTGAACGAGAACGACCACGGCACATACGGAGGCTTTTGTCCGTCGAGCACTGCTTTGATAACCTGGCGTTTTGTCATCTTTGCCTGGTTTATGGTATGTGCGGATTAACTTTTTTTGTGATTTTAGATCATCGGTCCATTTTAAAAGAGCTTTCTCTGTGGCGCCACTTGCGTCGTGCTCTGTAAATAGAGCTCATTCATCACTAAAAACAGCATAGGATGCCTTCTTTTTGCATAACGGCATAGCCACCGACGCAAGGCGAGCGCGATAGTGGCTGTCAAATCAAGTTGAGCTGAACGGCGATGTATTTGTTAGACACCAATCGCCTGTCCAGCGGCCAGTGCGGACGATGGTTCGGCCGCAGCTGCCACTCACTTTGTCAGCACGGCAGACCAACTCATCAGCAGGGTGGGTCCTGGAGTACTGACAAATCCCACCGCCTCTGCCTGGCGAACGGTTTCTCTGAATTGCGCCCGCGATACATGAAATAGTTTTGGCTCGACCAGGAGGAGCTTTCCTGTTTCGCGCAGCAAATGAAACAACTGGCGAAAGAGTGCGGCCTGATCCGGCACTTCATGCACCATGTAAAAGGTCAGAATAAAATCAACCGGCTCCAGTGCAATCATGCCTTCGGCTACATAGGGAGCAAGAATCTTTCGTGGATTCTGCAACCATCGTCTGAGTTTGCTGTCAAGTGAATCAGCAAGCTCGACCGGACATACTCGGGTTTGTTCCGTCGGCATGAGAACGCCAATTTTTATAAGAGGTTATCCGCCGCAGGAAACTCTACTCTTAGCGGGTCACGGGATGAATTAAATGAAAGGTAAATATCTTCTCGACACCAATATACTTATTTACTCCTTCGATTTTACCAATGCAACGAAACAGCAAAAAGCCAACCAGTTAATAAAAATGGCACTGGTAGAAAACAAGGGATGTATCAGCTCTCAGGTCATCCAGGAGTTCATAAACGTCGCTAAAAAAAAGTTTGTCACTCCGCTCACAATCCTCGATTGCCGCCGTTATGTGGACTCTACTTCATCCGCTTTGTCATGTATTTACCAGCCTCGACCTCCACCATCGAGCGTTGGATCTAATGCAAAGGTGGCAATATTCTTTCTATGATGCATTGATTATCGCTGCTGCACTTCAGGCTGATTGTACGGTTCTTTATTCGGAAGATTTGCGTCATCATCAGTCGATCAAATCCCTTACCATTCTGAATCCATTCCTTTAGGGCGCTGACGTCTCAGCGCTTCACCAGCGGTGCGCCGTCGAGCGCTTGCCACCCGAGGCTACCGCACCGAGGGGCGCCGTCTGTGTGGAAGCGCGGGTTAGACTCCCCGCCTCACCCGTGGATCACCATGTATGCGGAGATGGCCAGGAGCAACACCGATACATAGCGCTCGAACGCCTCGCGGGGCACACGCTGGATGACGCGCTTCGCCGTCCACGTCCCGAGGACCATCGCGCCGCCGAGCGCCGCGCCGAGGAGCCAAAAGTCGCGGGCGAGCGACATCGACGAGCCATACACGACGATCTTGGCCGCGTGCATGGCCAAAGCGGTCGAGGCCTCGCTGGCCACGTACGAGACCGGCGGCAGACCGAGTGAGAGGAACACGGCTGCACCGAGCGGTCCGGCGCTGCCCGCGACGCCAGAGAGGAACCCTGTGGCGGCACCGCCGCCGAGCAGAAGACGGTCAGACGGCTTGAAGCTCAGGCGACCCGAAAGGCGCAGGATCACGACCACGAAGATGACCAGGCCGATCCCGCGTGTGACGACGGTGCGGTCCAGCCTCACGAACGACAGGGCCCCAAGCACGCTTGCCGGCAGCGCACCCAGCAGGAACAGCCCGACGGGCTGCCAGCGGATCTGCTTGAACCCGAACCCGGCGCGCGAGAGGTTGCCGATGAGCTGCGCGACTGTCAGGAGCGGCACGGCTTCCTTCGCACCCACGACGGCGGTGAGAAAGGGTAGCAGCAACAGCGCGCCGCCGAACCCTGCTGAACCGGAGATCAGGGCGGCGGCGTAAGCGCCGACGAAAAGTACGTATTCCACTATCACCTCATGGTGGGGCTAACGCGAAGCATAACCAGTACCGCGGTGGATAGGTGATAAAGTGGGAAGCAGTATCCGGTTAATGCCTGGGATGGGCACTTTCATGCCGCATAAAAGATTTAAGCCAAGCCTCCAGGAAACTTGACAAAGTAAATAAATAATGTCTGTATTGTATTACAATGTATTCAATGCAATATTGGCGAGTAAATTCATGAGCAGCTCAACAATTTCAATCCGTATTCCGGATCACCTGGACAAAGAACTGAATGAAATAGCCAGGGGAAACCGAGCGTTCAGAGTCATTCCACATTCAAAAGGCTATAGAACTCTATCTGCAAGAACGAGCCGATTTGCAGCTTGCGATTGATCGCCTTCGCGATACTTCTGATGCTGTGGTG
Above is a genomic segment from bacterium containing:
- a CDS encoding uroporphyrinogen-III decarboxylase-like protein, with product MTKRQVIKAVLDGQKPPYVPWSFSFTQEAHERLVQHYDTHELEPLLHNHFLGLGNGIGFFEDAGHDRVRDVFGVIWDRSIDKDIGIVEQAPLTAPILKGYEFPDPLSDIFFADIPERIATYGDRFRVFNIGFSLYERAWTLRGMENLMIDLLDHPIFVHELLRAISDYNIAQARKAMTFDIDAVHFGDDWGQQHGLQMGPALWREFIYPELKRMYGAVREAGKYVSIHSCGDVDELFDDLVAIGLNCFNPFQPEVMDVATLIPQYRGRLTFHGGLSTQKTLPFGTPEDVRAETRRLISLGKNGGYILSPAHAVEGDVPLENMLAFIDEALSQPGFGG
- a CDS encoding class I SAM-dependent methyltransferase translates to MPTEQTRVCPVELADSLDSKLRRWLQNPRKILAPYVAEGMIALEPVDFILTFYMVHEVPDQAALFRQLFHLLRETGKLLLVEPKLFHVSRAQFRETVRQAEAVGFVSTPGPTLLMSWSAVLTK
- a CDS encoding sulfite exporter TauE/SafE family protein, which gives rise to MVEYVLFVGAYAAALISGSAGFGGALLLLPFLTAVVGAKEAVPLLTVAQLIGNLSRAGFGFKQIRWQPVGLFLLGALPASVLGALSFVRLDRTVVTRGIGLVIFVVVILRLSGRLSFKPSDRLLLGGGAATGFLSGVAGSAGPLGAAVFLSLGLPPVSYVASEASTALAMHAAKIVVYGSSMSLARDFWLLGAALGGAMVLGTWTAKRVIQRVPREAFERYVSVLLLAISAYMVIHG